TGACTCTGCAGCTTTGGCATATCATTTTTGCGATATCATCAATCCCTGGAaatgtttatgcaaattgcggCAAAAAACGTGTCGCTGATAGACAAAACATGGCACAGACACGTGGTGTCTGTCTGCCACAGCTCTTAGCCAACTTGACAACAGAAGTGTTGATCAATTTGGCAGATTATACTTGTCTGCGAAAGTTTGAAAACTTTGATTGATTATAGGTATTGATGAGCCTAACATCAAAATAGCTTTTCATTTGAACAAATTCTAAGGGAAAGTAAAGGTAAAAAAGtgataaattttttaaatgaatttaattttaaagaagtAAATGAAAAGATAATAATGTAGTCCTGACTAAGCACAGATCGTATAATAGTCGGCAGACTCAGCTTCCAGTTAGATTCACTTTATAATTTACTCGCAtactatttagtatttaagcGGCAGCTGCGACCTTCGGTCAGAGTTGTCGCTACAATGTTCAGGATTAGCTTATGCTCCATTCAAAAACCAATTTGAAGAGCTACCATAACACGAACACAAGTCGGTCCGCTTTAATGGCTGaccgacacacacagaggctCAACTTTGaccataaaatacaataaatgaaGAAAAGGGAAAGGAGAGAAACCTTTGGCCATTCTATGTCACATCTGCGTGCAGTTCGGGCATCGGGCTCATAATAAAAAGCTCATCGTattaatggaaatttatgATCAAATGGAGGCAGGATTAGCTGGCGGTTGTGTTTATACTTTGCGTATACAAaacactaaatatatattctctgTTCTCTCTTGTGTTGCAGGTAATGCTTGCTCTTGTAACGACAACATGTGCAAAAGCCGACGAATTCATACTAACACTCAAGACCCACAACAATCGGGCGCTGCACATCAATGCCCAGGGCAGAGTGTCGGCAGAAGATATATCACTGGCACGTAAGTACGATCTGTCTACTATATGTTTTATAAACTAGGATTATAtctatgtatttatatacaatatgttaGTATCGCGAATTTATTTTGGGTTGTATTTCATCGATTCATTTTTGCATTCTTTCACTCTTGAAGTACAATGTGACAAGGTATATTCtattatactataatatactattactatAACTACACTTTAATTCagatatatttcaatatttaatatactatctTTGGGCGATTCGATGGTTTTTTCGTTGTTCAACAATTTACTTTTTCCTTCTTTCACTCATCCAGTACGATCTAACcatcaatatactactatactataaaCCTATAACTATGCTAAGACTCCCATATTTTTCTAATATACCAGCTTGCCTCGATTTATTTTGGGCGATTCGTTGGTTTGTTCGTTGCTCATCAATTCAGTTTcactttctccctctctcgcacGCACGCTTTACTTAGTCGAatggcatttaaattgaattggcaTTTATTTTGAACTCTGTTGCTGTCTGTGCATATTGTgggcttaattaaattattggtaatttaatatttgattgatGTTATGCCCCGCCATGGGCGCCACAGTTCCACACGACGATTGCggtttcaatttatttcttttgttttttcttctttttttatgtactgtttttgtttgaattcATGCGGTTTTTCCGAGCCGTTTGTCATTCGCCTTTTAGTGCCGCTCTCTTCGGCTCAGTGGGTGAAGTTCAGGAGCAGACGCTGGCGATCTCTAAGTGGGTTGATCTCTACACGAAAGTGACAGCAGTCACAAGCAATAAGCGTGAGAAGACACACGTAACTGTACTGAGAAGACCAACAATGAATCTAACAGACATAGATAGAGGAATAAAATACTTTCTGCACttgctaataaataaatatcacaaCTATTGTGGCTGCTTTTCGCACGTGAAATATGATAGTGAGAAGAAGAGAGGTAGcttcttaataaattaagtgaaaCACTCGTTGTTTTGTCAGTTTGGTATTTTATCTTATCTTCTTGATACTTATGTATTTGGCTAGTTGTTTTTCGTTCAAAGGGAATACTTGGGCTTAAGTGCCAAACTTGCCAGACTTAGCCAATTTGAtcgatttgtttgttgtggcgTTGCCATATAGAAGGTCTCCCTCCCTTCCCCCTCGTGGGGGCGACACTCATGCAATGCGCACGTGAAGATCGTTGTTGGAAGAGGGAGAGGATTCAAGTGGTTTTCAGGGTTAAACATCCGTTGAAATTTTTTGGGCCACACTCGAGGAAGTTCAACGACTGTCAAGCATAAGTTTTGTAGGTTCGATTGGCGCAGCCTGATAATGAGCCCTACCATTCTATATATGAAGGAGTGTATATAaagttaatttcattaaatgtcCGATTCTTGTTTCTATCGCTGTCCCGTGCCGCCGGCACTCAAGAGTGCTAATCAAACCTATCATAACTTTATCGAAAACCTTTCAATTAATTGGGTTATCTTCGCGTTGAAGTGTGCGTTCGATTctagcattaaatatttacttaactAACAGAAAAACTATGTTTGcctataattaattaaaattcttctttctctctctctcttcagaATCCTTCAAAATGGAAGGTGTTGGCGATGTTTTCGACGAGGATTTCAAAATCAGCATCTACGCCAAGGATGTGGACTATTACTTGTGCTTCGCCCAAGGCAAACTTGTTGGAAAGGTGAGATTtgtttatgattattattatttaaagtaatatttaaGATGGGAAATTCTGAATTATATCCGATTTAAGGAAgggaaatatacaaaattgaacCGTTTGCTTTAACAATTCCTTTGCTTTTGTCTGCTTTCATTTCGATTGCAGAGAAACGTCACAAACGATTGTCACTTCAAGGAGACCATGGATCGGGGCTATTACCAATACACCAATGCCTACAATCCACAGCTGAGAGTGGGCATCAAGCGCAATTCTCGGCCCTATGGGCCTAGGGATCAGCTGAAGCCGAGGCGGTTGCGAAATGTTTGCTTCTTGTTCAACCTTGTGAATGCCAAAGACTTTCGCAGCAATTTGGACGCCTGGGCGagaagcagtagcagcagtaCAACAAcgagcaccacaacaacaaccacaacaacaacatcgacaaccacatcgactacaacaacaacaacgcccaGTCCAATGGTCGAGGCAGTGACAAAGCGAGCACGTGGCAAGCACCAGAGTCGCgtgcagccagcaacaacaacaaaaagaataacagcaacaagtaTTAATAGCGATAGTTCTTCTAcccacaacaaccacaacaacaacaacaacaatagcctTAAGTCCTACAACCAAGCGAACAGCGATGCGCTGCGTGAGCAACAGATTATGAAACACAATAAGGAGCATCAGCAGCGTATGCAGCGCGTGCAACATCGCCAGCGACAGAAGCAATCGCATCGCCAGAATCAAAAGCAGAAACAGCGACTGCGTCTGAGCAATGCCAGCTCCAATGCTGCTGGTGCGATGCAGAAGCCGCAGCCTAAGAATTTGATGGTGCGTCACCATCACAACAATGCAACGTTGCAGGAGCAACGACGCCGCCGACGCATGCAACGCcgtcggcagcagcagcagcagcaacaggaggaagaggaagaggaacaacagcagcggcggcaacaaTCCGCTGAGCAATTGCCAACAGCgtcgtcctcctcctcgtcctcgtacacggcaacagcagcatcgacGGCGTTGACAGCAACCGTTTCGCTGGCGCCATCGGCGCTCAATCTGTTCGCCATGCTGGCGGCGAGTCGACGTAAGCGGGGTCGCCGAAAACGTGCCACGTCCGGTGGCAGCAACGGAGGCGGTGCTGACATGGATATGCAGCTGGTGGAGCAGACatcccagcagcaacagcaacagctacagcagcagcagcaggatgtTGTCGATGCTGAGCTACACAATGAATACTCAAAAGCCTATGTTAATagtaatttaaagttaatgcaaaaacaaatactacatttaaatagtAATAGCCCTAATGTTAATAATGCAATACCTGCCTTGCcaaaaaactacaactacttGTACAGTAACGAGGATTATAATATGAATACTAAAAGTAGCACGACTGATTCTAGTAGTTTAGACACTAGCCCTAAGTTCGATAGTCCAAATAGCCATAGCCATAGCCATAGCGATAGCCAtagcgataacgataacgatagcCATAACGATAGCCATAGCGATAGCCAGTTGAGAGAGTCGAGGGAGTCGTTCAATTTCGAAGAGAACATTGACAATAATCTTAAGGAGCAAGTGAATAACGATCGAATTGAAGCTGCCACAGTGGCAGCaactgctgatgatgatgatgatgatgttgttcttcttgttgttgccacaaatCGCAATCATATTGATGCTAATAATATAAACGACGATCGACAAGGCAACAACAGGaatgataacaacaacaataataataataataatattcaaagtaGTAGTGATGAAAGCCAGCAAGAAGAAGATCAGCTGCAGAGTTCCTTAACTGGTtttcaactgcagcaacagcaacagttgcaacaagcaacagcagcagcaacaacaacaacctaatattattaatttaaatgcaaatattaatgtTGTTAACGATGATAACGATGATCATCGTAATCACAATAGTAATTATAATGAGCAATTTGCGAATGACGATGAAACGATacgaattcaaaataaatatgaaacacATATAGTACAATACAAACCTGACGTATTCATTTGAAAACAACAATTGGGATGGGATTTTTAGGTACTCGGGATACTGAAGGATTGGAGAATTGAATATGGTAAGTAATATGCATAAATCAGCTAAAGTTCAACATATACGAGACGCTTAGTACAACTTCTGTAAATTCAACAGAATAATCCACTTTTAAAACGTTCTTCAAAATcatgtatttgaatttttccAAGTTCAGAATTAATAGTATTAAAAATCTCCTGAGTGCTGTTCAATAAATTCTATGGCAGAATTTAAGAAGAATTCCTTATAAATTAGCTTGAAGATTCATCTTCATGTAGATGGtgagtataaaataaaaatgtgaaaagtaATGATTATCAAAATGTTACAAAAGTTAAACtcatattgaattattaaatgatatatagtattgaattattaaatggTTGACTATCTGGTATTATGGTTATATTCTATCATTTTTTtcgtagtatattaatatacgaAATGTATCTTTTGGTATAACTTTACTGACTTACTCTCTAGTAGAAGGTTtatcatagtcgagcacactctttCTTTCTTACTTAATAAGAATTTCTAAGACAGGAAGGATGTTGAGACGAATATATATCTAAGATATATATCTATGTCGAACTCGAATAAATTTTTCCCTTTGGTTATGATTTCTTCTGACCTACTGAACTCACAAGTTGCGACGAGGTCACTTTATGGTTGTTTTCCAAACCGGAAATAATCAGCATCATCTTCGGAGAATTCGACTCAATGAAAACCATATTCGTAATACGAAAATCGTGTTACTACACGATTGATAAGAATCTTCAACAATGCGACAAAGCGTTAATCTGTTCAATGCGACCTCAATCTGGACAGATTGTAATGCTCGTAAAAAGGCCACAAGCTCGGATCGTGTGGGAGTTAGTGAGATCTTGTTGTTGAGGGGGAAACTCGGCTGATGGATGGATGTGCTGGAATGTTGACAccgcataaataaatagtaaatcataaataaatgtgtattcAATATTAATGTATGCAAAGCATAAAAGATCTATGGCTTGCCCAAAATTAATTACCACAGCAAAAAagatcacaaaaaaaagatgtgTGAATGCTGTGGCATTTTTGAATCGAGATATGCAAATTGGTCGCAAGTGCGACGAGTGCTAGCAAGTGGTcaatagacagagagaggatAGAGATGGACAGTGCTGGGCATTCAAATCGATATCAACATGAACATCATGGAACAGCATCaaacacaaattcaaaatgcGCCCGTTGTTATTGAGATTTATCAAGCTGCTGTCACCCGCTCTCCTCTCCAGCGGTTTAGTGACAGATCTGGCCAAAACAAAGGCCAAAACGAGGCGTCTACGATCAGCGATCGACGAGcaaccaaaaagcaaaaaaaaaaaaaacaaaacgaaataaataaaataaacctGGCGCCGTCTGCGCACGCCTCAAAACGCCAACGCCGACGGCAACgctaatgaaattttattatgcgccaaaagtaataatttataaatttgtttaacaaaaaatatatttgttaagcaataaattgaaatacagGAATCAGTTGTCATTTCACTCCCGCCGACAGCAGATGCTCTGTAAAAATGTTCAACAGctctacatatattttaatgctcAAAGATTCCGCTTTAATTTGAGAACCTCAACTAATAATTAAACACCTTGGGTATATTTGAAAGATAGGATACAGattaacaaaatacattttattaaatactcatttatattattaatcaaaatCACTTTTAGGAAAATTACAGAGTTCAGAAATATATAATCTATATTTTTCcatgaaatttcaaaatttactttgattgaattttttggtatttctcttaatatattaataacgCCTTAGAAGAATAATAACggaacaaatttataaaaggaCCAAAAAATAATGACTAATTTGATTCATTTCCCTTAAACAGAATTTTGcgtgtaaaaatattttgttgataagAGTGTATAAATATCTGCATTAACTCGTAATTCTCCACTAATAATCGATTACTATATATCATTACTTTCTTCTATAAATccatatatatgttatatacttatagtatattttatcgtttttgtgttcttcaatttttttttggatgtGATGACTTGTTGGACTTGGGGGATTAAACCAAATTCGGTGGCTGAATGGCGCCTCAATCTCAGAAGCTTCGCACATTTGATGGGTTCGCTTGAATTTGGATGTTAGCAACgagttattgttattattaatattgttattgtggGGTTTTTGTAGCTATTCATTGTGTGGTTGGCAGGCGGGAGCATTGTTGAGGGGGCCATGTTTATTAGCCAAATTAGCGTGTCAGGTGAAATTTAAGCAGATTTTGGCCGAGCAGCTGTGCAGCTCTTTATGGGAAAATGATTAGATCCGCTTACGGTGAGTATTTTTCGAAAAATTTTAtgcgtttatttttatgacagTTATTCTAATGAAGAAACATTTTAAGCCGCTGCTTAAATGACGGAAATACCACAGTTCCACTCACTGACTCAAGCTCAAACGCAAACTCAAACacaaactcaaactgaaattcaaactcaaactcagagtcgctgctgctttgtagtatttgtgtatttgtagtTAAGCctctgttgtgtgtgtgtgtgtatctatgtTTATATCTGGGATCTTAGATCTCAGATCATTTGGTGTTGACTTTTTACCCATTTTTCAAGTGCAGCTTACGTTGGGATTTGCAGTTTGTATGCCGACAGCAGACATTACGGCGCATTAGATGGggcttattttaattgttgtaaattaaataaaatttgcataggAAAGTGCTTCAAGTgtttgttgatgctgttggtAACATTATTGCCATTGGACAGACTTGTTGAAAGCCAAGAGACCGAAGAGAAGTTCATAAGATCAAGTTTGACATTACAATAGATGAGAGAAAGTGCCATAGAAGTAATATAATTGAACGTAAagattatttgtattattgaaTGCAAATAATGATGCAAACATTGGcgcaataaattcaaaaaataattgatgcaggtcataatattaaaatagtcACTTTGTATATCGGAATTCTCGCAGTAacgtaaaatataaatagaaatgaatACGAATTCAGAAGAcagaaataatgaaaaattaatcttttatacccggtacccatacggtagaagggtataataactttgtgccatctccgactctataaagtatatatattcttgatcggCGTCAACAGCAGAGACGATAtagtccgtctgtctgtctgtccgtccatatgaacacctagatctcagattctataagagatagagctaaaatttttttcgacagcatttgttatgtgtgCACtcagattaagtttgtttcaagTTTTTATCCAAAATATCGAATGACAACTGTTTTGAAACTAGAGTCGCGATTTTCGGTacaaccaaaaataattacagtatttatcgttcctgaaaatttggatgTAAAAGTTagttaagaaatacttttgtatggaaaaaACCTCCTTACGATATTTCGggacttagttgctttggcaatttggtatattctgtattctatattatattttgaatgcagtacaatatatatatataccaaacaaatccttgggtatattttactatttttgtagcatatctttagaatatattttaattgacaatgggtagcgggtatatcacagtcgagtgtgcttgttAGATTTCAAACCTAATACTTAAATCTGCGAAAAGTgccgaaaataaaatttgacaCAACTGATTGCTAAATGATAGCTATATTTAAGGTTTATTTAACGAATGACtctgcaaaaatatacatatatagtgaAACGCTACTGACTCTGCGGCTGACAAGTTAACACCAGTTTGTACCACCAGCAACCACAATCTCAACCACAACGGCAACCCACCCACCCAGCTGCTGTCAAAATGGGCCGAGTGCTGAGTGTCTGGTGAGTGGCTCAGCGGTGTGGCACGTCGATTTATAGCgactataagaaatatttatagcaagcaacaaaatcaaaattaatgatGACCAAACGATTATGAACTGCTTTTGGCGCCGTTTAAACGGCCGCGGcgccgaaaataaaaatgagattTTATAATGCAACAATTAAATCGCAACTTGAAATCAGAAACAAATTCGAAATGGGGAACAACAAAGcagagaaaataaataaatacctGCGATTTTAATAGCATCATTAAAAATGACCAAAAACTGCGTATCTTAACCCATGACGACATCAAAAGATATTTAACGATTTCGCGCCTCGGAATCGAAATGTTCTCCAAAtgcttttttattatacatttttctctctattttattttatatcatacttatttatgttaagtttgtttgtttctggGAAACCGGTTGAGTgactgtccgtctgtccgtctgtcctaGTGTCTGCGTATCGTAATCCCGTGAAcggtttaaaattaaaaactgacGCGCACTCAATTAAGtttattgcattgcaaatCATGTCCGTAACCCATTTTTATGACGTCCAATGCCAAATTGTTTGCCATGCCGAAGGTGTCAAGATGATTTGTCAATGCGGCACGCCCAGCCATAAAACGCAAACAGTTagaatgtatctgtatctgtatctgtgtatctgtaaGTACATCTCGCACTCGTACTCGTACTCACATATCTCCCAAACGGTCTTTGGCAACTTGTTGCACTTGATTTTTTATGACCGTGCACATTAAAAATGATGGAatgccagctgccagctgccagaCCAGCAACAGAAATAGCGACAACAacacaccaacaccaacaacaaccaggcCAGCTTCGTTAATGACACTCGACTCGACACCCGTGAGGAATACAGCAAAAACATTAGAAACAACAAGATTTTGTTGTGCGGGTGTTTGCGAGGGTCAAGCATCTTCGTCTTCCTTCTCCTCTTCGACTCATCAATAATTAACCACAGTTTGACCTTCCTTGCAGTTCTTCAAGCGGATTTCTTGATGGACAACTGTTACCTGTTTGCCACCTTCTAACTGTCTTGTGCAAACAAATCCTAACTGTTTTGCAGCAACTTTGTTCTTACACTTTCTTTCAACACTCCAAAATCTGCTTTTCTGCTATTTGTAATCTTTCCAGTCTCTacaatgtgttttttttaggTTTCTAATGCCTTTTTGAAGTGGGTCAAAGTGTTTAACAGTACATCTTcaagttaaaatttaaagtatagTTTAGTAAGTGACGTGAGTCGATGATTGGAAACAATAATCATGAATCGATTATGAAATTACAGCAATTTATCATACAATCAGTACTGAGATTTCATAACAGATAAATagcacaatttaaaaaaagttaaatattattcaatatgTCTGCGATTTTATGCGATACTAAACCACAATGTGCACTCCCCGTTGACTTTGTGCATTTGTATAAGAATGTGTAATACGAGTGGCAACAACTCTTGGCCAAGCATAAGCCGATTTAagctgaaaatatttcaaatatctGCCAACACCTGGCGCAAAAATGCTGCAATGGACCACAATTTAGCGGATTGTTTACGTGGCAGCCACGTCACAGTCCGAAATGCaagctgaaaacaaaaatattcatacaATATCATTAGCCACAGCggttgcaacttgcaagtAGCCAACTGCAGtggctccctctctctttctttctctctctctctctttaagCTGTagccaaacagcagcagttggctAGTTAGTCGGACTGTCAATCGCTCAGCGACTAAAGACTAAACAATTTGACAAATTGCCGGCCCAGGGATGCGATGATTGGACGGCGAGTCGGAGG
This is a stretch of genomic DNA from Drosophila albomicans strain 15112-1751.03 chromosome 3, ASM965048v2, whole genome shotgun sequence. It encodes these proteins:
- the LOC117569490 gene encoding LOW QUALITY PROTEIN: probable serine/threonine-protein kinase tsuA (The sequence of the model RefSeq protein was modified relative to this genomic sequence to represent the inferred CDS: deleted 1 base in 1 codon) — translated: MLLQFMLLNARIIFILMVMLALVTTTCAKADEFILTLKTHNNRALHINAQGRVSAEDISLAQSFKMEGVGDVFDEDFKISIYAKDVDYYLCFAQGKLVGKRNVTNDCHFKETMDRGYYQYTNAYNPQLRVGIKRNSRPYGPRDQLKPRRLRNVCFLFNLVNAKDFRSNLDAWARSSSSSTTTSTTTTTTTTTSTTTSTTTTTTPSPMVEAVTKRARGKHQSRVQPATTTKRITATSINSDSSSTHNNHNNNNNNSLKSYNQANSDALREQQIMKHNKEHQQRMQRVQHRQRQKQSHRQNQKQKQRLRLSNASSNAAGAMQKPQPKNLMVRHHHNNATLQEQRRRRRMQRRRQQQQQQQEEEEEEQQQRRQQSAEQLPTASSSSSSSYTATAASTALTATVSLAPSALNLFAMLAASRRKRGRRKRATSGGSNGGGADMDMQLVEQTSQQQQQQLQQQQQDVVDAELHNEYSKAYVNSNLKLMQKQILHLNSNSPNVNNAIPALPKNYNYLYSNEDYNMNTKSSTTDSSSLDTSPKFDSPNSHSHSHSDSHSDNDNDSHNDSHSDSQLRESRESFNFEENIDNNLKEQVNNDRIEAATVAATADDDDDDVVLLVVATNRNHIDANNINDDRQGNNRNDNNNNNNNNNIQSSSDESQQEEDQLQSSLTGFQLQQQQQLQQAQQQQQQQPNIINLNANINVVNDDNDDHRNHNSNYNEQFANDDETIRIQNKYETHIVQYKPDVFI